Proteins co-encoded in one Rattus rattus isolate New Zealand chromosome 5, Rrattus_CSIRO_v1, whole genome shotgun sequence genomic window:
- the LOC116900897 gene encoding olfactory receptor 4A16-like — protein sequence MGKSNNVTEFILLGLTQDPTGRKALFVMFLFIYIVTMVGNLLIVETVIASPSLGSPMYFFLASLSLMDAVYSTAFSPKLIMDLICNRRIISVSACIGQLFVEHLFGGAEVFLLVFMAYDRYVAICKPLHYMTIMNRQVCILLLVAACAGGFGHSLVQVIVVYNLPFCGPNIIDHFICDMYPLLGLACIDTYLIGLTVVANGGAICMTVFILLLVSYGIILNSLKTHSEEGRRKALSTCSSHITVVVLFFVPCIFMYVRPVSNFPIDKSLTVVYTVITPMLNPLIYTLRCAEMKTCMKKLWCERLTMERLRVFPHRTHTNCKLQTGNKSF from the coding sequence ATGGGAAAGAGCAACAATGTGACAGAGTTTATCCTGCTGGGTCTCACTCAGGATCCTACTGGGAGAAAAGCACTGTTTGTCATGTTTTTATTCATCTACATTGTGACCATGGTGGGCAATCTACTCATCGTGGAGACAGTTATTGCCAGCCCCTCCTTGGGCTCCCCAATGTACTTTTTCCTTGCCTCTCTGTCACTAATGGATGCTGTTTATTCCACTGCCTTCTCACCCAAGTTGATTATGGACTTAATCTGTAACAGAAGAATAATTTCTGTTTCAGCTTGCATTGGCCAGCTCTTTGTAGAGCACTTATTTGGTGGTGCTGAGGTCTTCCTTCTGGTATTCATGGCCTACGACCGCTATGTGGCTATCTGCAAACCCCTGCACTATATGACCATCATGAATCGTCAGGTTTGCATTCTCCTATTGGTGGCAGCCTGTGCTGGAGGTTTTGGCCACTCTTTGGTTCAAGTTATTGTTGTCTACAACCTCCCTTTTTGTGGCCCAAATATCATTGATCACTTTATCTGTGACATGTACCCATTACTGGGTTTAGCATGTATTGACACTTACTTAATCGGGCTCACTGTGGTTGCCAATGGAGGAGCAATTTGCATGACAGTCTTTATCCTTCTCCTCGTTTCCTATGGAATAATTCTAAACTCTCTTAAGACTCACAGTGAGGAGGGGAGACGCAAAGCTCTGTCTACCTGCAGCTCTCACATCACAGTGGTGGTCTTATTTTTTGTTCCTTGTATCTTCATGTATGTTAGACCTGTCTCCAACTTTCCTATTGATAAATCCCTAACTGTAGTTTATACAGTTATCACTCCCATGTTGAATCCTTTAATATACACTCTGAGATGTGCGGAGATGAAAACCTGTATGAAAAAACTTTGGTGTGAAAGATTAACTATGGAAAGATTAAGAGTGTTCCCTCACAGAACACATACTAATTGCAAGCTACAAACAGGCAATAAGTCCTTTTAA